The following coding sequences are from one Devosia yakushimensis window:
- a CDS encoding ABC transporter substrate-binding protein: MTIKFSAIALAAMAFAGGVHAEDSFPVTITTALGDAVIPAKPQRVVTWGWSAQDVVLDLGIVPVGMPFFRYGGGDDGVLPWTAEAVAKLGAEMPVILPDSAEPPIEAIAALQPDVIIAPYSGLTPDEFALLSNIAPVVAYPETPWFASWQQVVDLTGKALGLSAEAKALKQQTQAFMQAEADKYPAIQGTVFANVINRPDGSVAVRMEEDPRVRLLVDLGMKAAPMTPGGLMVSTGISYTLSYETFDQIAAEMLVTFFDNQQSADDFLNLSYIKLAPLVQKHAMAMIVGEETIMAVGGAITPASLRWAFADFIKTVGETAAVAKGQ; encoded by the coding sequence ATGACCATCAAATTCTCGGCCATTGCGCTCGCCGCCATGGCCTTTGCCGGCGGCGTCCATGCCGAGGACAGCTTTCCGGTGACGATCACCACCGCCCTGGGCGATGCGGTCATTCCCGCCAAGCCGCAGCGCGTAGTCACCTGGGGCTGGTCGGCGCAGGATGTGGTGCTCGATCTGGGCATTGTGCCAGTCGGCATGCCCTTTTTCCGCTACGGCGGGGGCGATGATGGCGTGCTGCCCTGGACCGCGGAGGCCGTCGCCAAGCTCGGCGCTGAAATGCCGGTCATCCTGCCCGATTCCGCCGAGCCACCCATCGAAGCCATCGCGGCGCTGCAGCCCGACGTGATCATCGCGCCCTATTCGGGCCTGACCCCGGATGAATTCGCGCTGCTGAGTAACATCGCCCCGGTCGTAGCCTATCCCGAAACGCCCTGGTTTGCCTCCTGGCAGCAGGTGGTCGATCTGACGGGCAAGGCTCTCGGCCTCAGCGCCGAAGCCAAGGCGCTCAAGCAGCAGACCCAGGCCTTCATGCAGGCTGAAGCCGACAAATACCCTGCCATCCAGGGCACCGTCTTTGCCAATGTCATCAACCGCCCGGACGGTTCGGTCGCTGTGCGCATGGAAGAGGACCCGCGCGTCCGCCTGCTGGTCGATCTGGGCATGAAAGCCGCGCCCATGACCCCCGGCGGCCTCATGGTCTCCACCGGCATTTCCTATACGCTGAGCTACGAGACCTTCGACCAGATCGCTGCTGAAATGCTGGTGACCTTCTTCGACAACCAGCAGAGCGCCGACGACTTCCTCAACCTCTCCTATATCAAGCTGGCCCCGCTGGTACAGAAGCACGCCATGGCCATGATCGTGGGCGAGGAAACCATCATGGCCGTCGGCGGCGCCATCACCCCGGCATCCCTGCGCTGGGCCTTTGCCGATTTCATCAAGACCGTCGGTGAAACCGCCGCGGTGGCCAAGGGGCAGTAG
- a CDS encoding ABC transporter substrate-binding protein has protein sequence MSARSVVLAFPFALVMVAGAAAQHFPVTLEHVYGSTTIEAAPKRIVTWGWGNEDAVLALGVVPVGIPFQSYGGGEDGIQPWLEEVLAAAGGEPPTVLPNTGEPPFEQIAALEPDLIIAAFSGITQDQYALLSGIAPTIAYSGDAYSATWQEVTTTVGAALGKPDEAAALIAETGQFLADEVAKYPDVPGTTFAGFNDFDGAIAVYDALDARMKFLTGLGLVLAPSVEELSPHDGKFIFSLSYEVFDTLTSDILLTYYEDQAPLDEFLTRPYVKAMPQIEKGALAALVGTENVAAVSPPSALSLRWGFPQYIDVIAKAASAAKAQ, from the coding sequence ATGTCCGCTCGCTCTGTCGTCCTCGCATTTCCTTTTGCACTGGTCATGGTCGCGGGAGCCGCTGCCCAGCATTTTCCCGTCACGCTCGAGCATGTCTACGGTTCCACCACGATCGAGGCAGCGCCCAAGCGCATCGTCACCTGGGGCTGGGGCAATGAAGATGCGGTGCTTGCCCTTGGCGTGGTTCCGGTGGGCATTCCCTTCCAGTCCTATGGTGGCGGGGAAGACGGCATTCAGCCCTGGCTGGAAGAAGTCCTGGCCGCCGCGGGCGGCGAGCCGCCAACGGTTCTGCCCAACACCGGCGAGCCGCCCTTCGAGCAGATTGCGGCGCTTGAGCCCGATCTGATCATCGCGGCCTTTTCCGGCATCACGCAGGATCAATATGCGCTGCTTTCCGGCATTGCTCCCACCATCGCCTATTCCGGCGACGCCTATTCGGCCACCTGGCAGGAGGTGACCACCACTGTCGGCGCCGCCCTTGGCAAACCGGACGAGGCCGCTGCACTCATCGCCGAAACCGGGCAATTCCTCGCCGATGAGGTCGCCAAATATCCGGACGTTCCCGGCACGACCTTTGCCGGTTTCAATGATTTTGATGGCGCCATCGCGGTCTACGACGCGCTCGATGCGCGCATGAAGTTCCTCACCGGGCTTGGCCTCGTGCTGGCACCCAGCGTTGAAGAGCTCTCCCCGCATGATGGCAAGTTCATCTTTTCGCTGAGCTACGAGGTTTTCGACACGCTCACCAGCGATATCCTACTCACCTATTACGAAGACCAGGCGCCACTCGACGAGTTCCTGACTCGCCCTTACGTCAAGGCCATGCCGCAGATCGAAAAGGGCGCTCTGGCCGCCCTGGTCGGCACGGAAAATGTCGCCGCCGTTTCCCCGCCCAGCGCCTTGTCGCTGCGCTGGGGCTTTCCGCAATATATCGATGTCATCGCCAAGGCCGCCAGCGCGGCCAAGGCCCAGTAA